Genomic DNA from Paenibacillus borealis:
CGAATCAAGCAGCCTGGATGAGCAAGAATGGCAGCGTAAATGGCTATGCCTCTTATAAAGTGGCGGACAATGTAACCAGCCATGAGGCATGGGGGCTCGGTGTATATTCCTATTTCAGGGATGCAGCCGTCAAGCTCGAAAGTGCGATCGAGGTTCCCAACGTTCCCGGTGTGAAGATTCATCATGCTACAACCATATGGCTGTCGGGTACGGCTGGCAGCGAAATCACTCATATCATCAATAACACGGGCGGTAGAGTCTACGCCAATTCTCCGGCCACAGCGATGAGGCAGACCCTCCCGGAATTTGCTGGGACCGGAACTGCCGATACCCAGGCGCCAAGCACGCCGGCGAATTTGACGGCGGCAGCGGCCTCCAGCAGCAGCATTAACCTGAACTGGACTGCAGCAACCGATAATGTCGGCGTCATAGGCTATGAGATTTACCGCGGGGGCGCGCTTGCGGGAACTACAGCAACGACTTCGTATAGTGACACTGGATTGACAGCCGCAACAGCCTACAGCTATACGGTAAAAGCGAAGGATGCGGCCGGCAATCTGTCTGCCGCGAGTAATACGGCTACGGCCACAACGCAGGCAGGAGCAGCAGCGGCGCTGGACCGCTCAGGCTGGACAGCAACTTCTTCGCCTACCAGCGGAGATGTGCCGGCCAACCTGCTGGATGGAAGCATGTCTACGCGCTGGAGCACCGGAACGGCGATGGTGCCGGGGCAGTCATTCACCGTGGATATGAAAGCGGTGAAGAGCTTTAAGAAGATTGTGATGGATTCTACAGGCAGTGACGGGGACTATCCACGCGGATACGAGGTGTACGTCTCGAATGATGGAAGCAATTGGGGAAGCGCAGTAGTGACCGGCAGCGGCAGTGGTCCGGTCGTAACGGCAACGTTTGCGGTTCAGAGCGCGAGATATATCAAAGTGGTTCAGACGGGTAATGCAACAAGCTGGTGGTCTATACGGGAAGTGAATTTGTATAACTAGCTAAGAGGAGCGTTCCTACGTTTTAATTAAAAAGGCCATCCCGGAGTCATCGCGAAAGTGATGATGGACGGGGTGAGCCGCTGAACACAGAAACGGCTGTCCGGGACCGATTGCTCGCGTCCTGGACAGCCATTTCTTCTGCTATTTAGTTCAGTGTGATGCCTTATCCTCGCCAGCGCCCAGTCTAACCCGCATCTCCGCATACGCCTCCGGGGTGCCGACATCATCGATCGTCCCCTCCGTATAATAGGCCCGCATCTCCTGGCGGGAATGCAGCCACTCCGGGAAATAACTCGGTGCATCCGGGTTGCCTCCCTCGGCAAGATAGCGGGAAATCAGCGGCAGCGTAGACCGCTTATAAATATAGAGGGCAAACACGCCGATGTTCGAACGCGGCTCCTGCGGCTTCTCTTCCAGCGACAGAACCCGCATCTCTGCGTCCAGCTCCGCAACGCCAACACTGCGAAGCTCTGCGGGATCGTCCACCGTACGGACCAGAATGCAGTCCCTGTCCATTTTATAAAAATAGTTCAAATACCCTTCAAGGCCGAATCCGAGCACATTGTCCCCTGCCAGAACCAGCAGATCATCCTGCAGCTGTTCCCGCTCCAGCACATATTGGATATCGCCAATCGCCCCTAAACGTCCCTCCGGAGAGGATGTACCATCGTTCAGAATACGGATCGGCTTCTCCCCCTGATACTGCTGATGCCACTGCCCAAAAGCATGAAAGAAACGGTCATTCGTCACAATCAGAATCTCCGTGATGTCCTCCAGCACCTCCAGGCGGTCAATCAGCAGATCCAGAATCGTTCGGCTTCCTTGAACCGGCAGCAGCGGCTTCGGTGTGTCTTTGGTTAACGGATACAGGCGGGTCGCATACCCCGCAGCCAAGATTAATGCTATCATCCCTGTTCGCTCCTCTGCCCGGTGAATAGGTTCCTCTACTATGGTCTGGACGCTGCAAACAAGGATTGGGCCAATAAAACCATTGTTTGCTTGTATACGCTATGGGCTGCTTCGACATCACCAAGGAACCCGCCCATATACAGGTGGATTACGCCGTGCAGGGATGACCATATGCTGCCGACAAGGGTCCCCGTCTCTATCTGGTTCGAAATCTGTCCCTGCTGCTGGGCAGTGCTGATTAGAATCAACAAACGACTTATGGCTGTCATCGTTCCCTGCATACTCTCCGCATCCGGCTTGAACTCGGCAAAAGCTCCACCAAACATCAGCTTATAATAGCTGGTATTGTCCTGCCCGAACTGCCAGAAGGCTTCGCCCAAGTCCAGCAAATGCTGCAAAAGATCAGAGGACGGCGGCACTTCTTCAAAACGCCGGGCGAGCAGTTTGCAGCCCTCCAGATACAATTGCTGGGCCAGACCTTCTTTATTGACAAACAAGCTGTAGATGATCTTGGTTGAACAGCCCATCTTTTGCGATACTCTGCGCACAGTAACAGCCTCTGGACCTTCTTCCTGCAGAATGGCTGCGGCCGCATCAACCACAAGCTTGCGGAGATTTTCCGTATTTTGCAGACGGGCTTCCTGATATGTTTTTAATGCCCGCCCCGTGGATGGTGCGGACTTGTCTTCGTTACTGATAAGGATCACCTTCATTCGGTTATCATGTTATTAACCAGCAACAAGGTTACTGGGCTTCTAACAGGAATTCTAATCATTTGCAGAAAGGTTGTCAATTGATCCATTAGGCTGAAAAAAAGATTTGACACATATGTATCCAAAGGGATACTATGATTCATATCGGAAACACTGTTACCGGAATGACACATGCCTTGATGGCATTTGTGATTTTTTTGGATGATTGGTAACATTGTTCCCAAACAAAAACATTGTATTGAAAGGAGCAAAACTCATGAATATTAAAGGGAAATGGTCGCTAATCACTGGCGCCTCTTCGGGAATCGGCGAGCAATTCGCCAGACAATTGGCAAAGGAAGGCAGTCATTTGGTGCTGGTAGCCAGGTCTCAAGGCAGACTCGATACGCTCGCAGCCGAATTGACGCAAGGCTATGGAATTCAGTGCCAGGTTATTCCCCAGGACCTATCCGCCCCGGGTGCTGCCGGAGAGCTGTATCAGAAGTGCCGGCAGCTGGGCCTGAACATTGATCTGCTGGTTAACAATGCGGGTTTTGCCACTCACGGTCTGTTTGAGCAAGTCTCTGGTGAGCGCCAGCATGAAGAAATCATGCTCAATGTCGCCGCTGTAGTGGATATGACTCATTTATTCCTTCCGGGGATGCTTAACCGGCGGGCTGGCGCAGTTATCAATGTTTCCTCTACCGCAGGCTTTCAGCCGCTCCCTTATATGGCCGTCTACGGGGCGACCAAAGCATTTGTCTTATCCTTTACCGATGCCCTTTGGTGGGAGAATCGGGACCGGGGCGTTCAATTCTTCACCCTGTGCCCGGGCTCGACGGAGACGAATTTCTTCAATGTCGTTGGTACCGAGGATGCCTCTGTCGGCGCGAAGGATTCGCCGGAACGTGTAGTGGCAATTACACTGCGCGCTATGAAAAAAGGGAAACAGTACGTTGTTCCCGGATTCCGGAATTATCTGGGTGCGCAAATCTCCCGTTTCATGACCCGCAGACAAGGCCTGCGGCTGGTTGGGAACATGCTTCGCCCCCATAAACAATAAGGGTGTTTTATACTGTCCGCTGCCACCTGCAGGCATCCCAAACAGCCGCCCACTCCGGCAGGAGGGGCAGCTATTGGGATTGGAGGCATCTTCTCTTTTACCACCGAACGCTACATGCGCGAATGATAAGCGATACCGTCGATCTGGACCTTGAGTCCATCCGGGCCGCCAACATGCGCGAACTCGGTGGAGATGGTTTTGCGTGCCGGATATTTGCCTTGGAATCTGCGCTTGAACACTTCTTCCATAACCGGAATATCCCATACATCCCGCAGCAGAATATCCACCTTCACCACATCCGCCAGCGTAAGCCCCGCCTGTCCCAGACGGTTGCTCATATCATTCAGTGCACCTTCCACCTGCTCTTCCACCGTTCCGCCCACATTGCCCACACAGAAGCTGAGGAAAATAAAATCCCCGGCTTCCACAAAACCCGAGTACGCGTATTCCGTGTTCACATCATGTCTGATGATTTCGCCCATCCTTGTCCAAGTCTCCTTACCGGTTGAGATAAGATCAGTATAACGGGGGAAACCGGACAGCTGTGTGTCGTGGTTTAGTAGGATAATTATGGTAATATTAGAATGAACGAAAAAAGATTGTTCCTGAAATGGAGGAGAACCATGAAGCGATTTCTTAGATCCAAATCTTTTCTGATCACATCAATTCTGTTCAGCCTACTGTTCATTGTGAATCTGACTGCAACTCCTGACAGCACCGCTACAGATACTGTATGGAGTATCTTTAAGTCAATATTAGCAGGGTTAATAAGCGGATTTTTGATTGGCGGGCTGATCTTTCTTGTGCAGAAGAAGAGAACGGTCTGAATCTAGACATACGCATACGGTAGCTTAAGAAGCTCCACAACAACCTGTCCCAGACACTCTGCCAGTACCTCATGATACGTCCGGTCCTCTTCTACACAACAGTCAATTTCCTTAAGAAAAAAACTACCAACTGCATTTCAACGCAAGGACAATTACAACCTACTGCAGAAGTCAGTGTCCTATAGCAACAAAAAAAACCATCAAGCATAAGTGGGGCTGGTTAAATGGATAACCTGTGGATAAGTTGTTTATAAAGTGTCTTAAATTCAAAAATTTTCATTATAGAGTATTGCCTTGAGGCATTTTTGGGTATATATTTAATGTATCAGAAGCCCTGTCTTCTCCGAACGCTTAAGTTCCACTTAGGCCAATTATGTAGGAGAGATGGGGTTTATTTTTTATATTCAGGAGCAATTCTGTGTTCATTAGGAATAAATAACCAATGTCTATATGGATGGTTCCACCTGTCTTCAATATTCTTGTATCCAGTTGAAATACCAATATTAAAATTAGGGTATATCTGACGTATTCTATTGTTTATATGTTTGTATACTTTCTCTTTCGCGACGGTTCTTTTCCCCCTCCTTTTTTCCCCTTCTGGAATAACTTTATGGAAGTCATTCAATCTAAAGTACATAGAACCAAGAACCACATCCATATACTGCATTAAAACATGATTATGTGACTTGACTTCTGTGATATCCTCTTTTTTTATTTTTATTTTTGCCTCTGTAAACTCCTTCATCAATTGGATTTTTTCAATATAGTCTTTGAATTCAGAAGCATCTTTCGGAGAGACAGGCAGTTCGTCAAAGTAAATACGTAGTGACAATTCCTCTAAACTAGTCGGATTAGAATACCTTAATCCAAATGCATGCTTGAAAAATTGGTAGTATAACATTTGATATTCTTTGGCCCTCTGCTCAACTGAAAGATTTATTGCCTCAAAATAGTTCTGTGTAAACATTATTCTAATTTTAACAAAGTCGTCTTTTATAAGATCGAATAATGTATCCATTAAAGCAATGTACTTTTCTAAATACTGCAATGTGACCTTTTGCCACTTAACTTCTCCATTAAAGCCCAATTCACGTTTCCTTGTTTCTAAGATTTCAGTCACCCATTGGTAATCTTGAGATCGAACTAAGGCGCCTCCATAAAAATTTCCAAATCTAGGTCCTTCATCATTTGATTCATCCATATAGATAATATATTGCACCTTAGATTCCTCCTACTGACTATATGCTCAACATTATACTATATTTTGGAATGTATGTTATAAACAATAAAGCCTTTCAGCCGAATCTAGTAGGCAATTATTACCGCATAGTCAACACCGTCCTTGTACTTCATAAGCCTCTCAGGCTTCTGTCCTAATTCCCTCCATTGAAATCTTAATCCCGCATGCGTCCATTGATCAGAAGCATACACCAGTGTTTAATGCAGTTTATCCTCTCCCCCCAGTTCAGTTACCTCTGAACGAACCTGACCGCATTCAGAGGTAACTTTTTTGCATTTTTTCCTACCAGTTATTCCCCGCCCCCGATACCGTAAAGCCCGACGAAGTATTCAGGAACTTGCCGGAAGGCGCACCCGTAATCGTATTACTGTTGAACACAGACGCCCCGGTAGCGGAGCCTTGGATATACACGCCATAAGTCCCGGCGTTGATAATGTTGTTCGAAGCATAGGTCACGGAGATGTTCGGTGCCGGTTCTTCGATGAAGATCCCGGAGTAGGTGCTGTCCTGGATGGTGTTGCCGGATACTGTGACATTGAGATTCTGGGCTTTGCCGCTGTTGTTCAGCCAGTAGGCCCAGATCGCGCCGATCTGGTAGCCGTAATCACGGTGAGCCGATCCTGTACGTAGCAGCATATTGTTCTGAATAGTCAGGGTTCCGGTCATCGACGGAGGATTGAAGTTGGTTCCGAAGGAGATGCCTCCGCCCGTGCGAACGGTATCGGTGAGCAGGTTGCCAATGACCTTGTTGTCTTTACCGCCGTAAATGGCGATATTGTTCGCCAGGGTAGGAATCTGGACAGTGTTGTAGCTGAAGGTATTGTTGGTATCGAGATACGTATCTGACCACATGGCCATGCCGTCGTCGCCGCTGTTGCGGATGGAGTTGTTGGTAACGATGGTGTTCGAGGTGCCTCGGTGGAGATTGACACCGTCTGCCCACACATTCCGTACCCGGGAGTTTGAAATAGCAGCACCTGTCG
This window encodes:
- a CDS encoding nucleotidyltransferase family protein; protein product: MIALILAAGYATRLYPLTKDTPKPLLPVQGSRTILDLLIDRLEVLEDITEILIVTNDRFFHAFGQWHQQYQGEKPIRILNDGTSSPEGRLGAIGDIQYVLEREQLQDDLLVLAGDNVLGFGLEGYLNYFYKMDRDCILVRTVDDPAELRSVGVAELDAEMRVLSLEEKPQEPRSNIGVFALYIYKRSTLPLISRYLAEGGNPDAPSYFPEWLHSRQEMRAYYTEGTIDDVGTPEAYAEMRVRLGAGEDKASH
- a CDS encoding TetR/AcrR family transcriptional regulator; the encoded protein is MKVILISNEDKSAPSTGRALKTYQEARLQNTENLRKLVVDAAAAILQEEGPEAVTVRRVSQKMGCSTKIIYSLFVNKEGLAQQLYLEGCKLLARRFEEVPPSSDLLQHLLDLGEAFWQFGQDNTSYYKLMFGGAFAEFKPDAESMQGTMTAISRLLILISTAQQQGQISNQIETGTLVGSIWSSLHGVIHLYMGGFLGDVEAAHSVYKQTMVLLAQSLFAASRP
- a CDS encoding SDR family NAD(P)-dependent oxidoreductase, which produces MNIKGKWSLITGASSGIGEQFARQLAKEGSHLVLVARSQGRLDTLAAELTQGYGIQCQVIPQDLSAPGAAGELYQKCRQLGLNIDLLVNNAGFATHGLFEQVSGERQHEEIMLNVAAVVDMTHLFLPGMLNRRAGAVINVSSTAGFQPLPYMAVYGATKAFVLSFTDALWWENRDRGVQFFTLCPGSTETNFFNVVGTEDASVGAKDSPERVVAITLRAMKKGKQYVVPGFRNYLGAQISRFMTRRQGLRLVGNMLRPHKQ
- a CDS encoding RidA family protein; its protein translation is MGEIIRHDVNTEYAYSGFVEAGDFIFLSFCVGNVGGTVEEQVEGALNDMSNRLGQAGLTLADVVKVDILLRDVWDIPVMEEVFKRRFQGKYPARKTISTEFAHVGGPDGLKVQIDGIAYHSRM
- a CDS encoding DUF3800 domain-containing protein produces the protein MQYIIYMDESNDEGPRFGNFYGGALVRSQDYQWVTEILETRKRELGFNGEVKWQKVTLQYLEKYIALMDTLFDLIKDDFVKIRIMFTQNYFEAINLSVEQRAKEYQMLYYQFFKHAFGLRYSNPTSLEELSLRIYFDELPVSPKDASEFKDYIEKIQLMKEFTEAKIKIKKEDITEVKSHNHVLMQYMDVVLGSMYFRLNDFHKVIPEGEKRRGKRTVAKEKVYKHINNRIRQIYPNFNIGISTGYKNIEDRWNHPYRHWLFIPNEHRIAPEYKK